Proteins encoded by one window of Synechococcus sp. MVIR-18-1:
- a CDS encoding ABC transporter ATP-binding protein, translating into MTLQIQDLGRRVGQQWIVRHLNLHVEDGECVALVGPSGCGKSTTLRLIAGLDTVSEGEITLNQMNVSNVSAAQRAVGMVFQSYALLPHLSVFANLELGLRVRGVRPIDRQNRIQAMLELVQLHDRADVLPAKLSGGQRQRVALARALLRDPDVYLLDEPMSNLDAQLREELRPELRRLVLDRQKPVIHVTHDQHEAMAIADRIAVLHSGRIQQVATPSELYHHPETLFIAKFIGRPQINCLRPKNDVITAVRPESLFFANEGLPCKLMSREWLGSSQLFYLDSPEGFLRLACSTALDIPESFHVSWHRSDEHHFDVETGRRL; encoded by the coding sequence ATGACCCTTCAAATCCAAGATTTAGGACGTCGTGTTGGGCAACAATGGATTGTTCGCCATCTCAATTTACATGTTGAGGATGGTGAATGTGTCGCTTTAGTGGGTCCATCTGGCTGTGGTAAGAGTACTACCTTGCGACTGATTGCAGGACTAGACACAGTCTCTGAAGGTGAGATTACTCTCAATCAGATGAATGTTTCGAATGTTTCTGCAGCACAAAGAGCTGTTGGAATGGTGTTTCAAAGCTATGCCTTACTTCCACATTTAAGTGTTTTCGCTAATTTAGAACTCGGCCTACGAGTGCGAGGAGTTCGTCCAATTGATCGTCAAAATCGAATTCAAGCCATGCTTGAACTTGTCCAGTTGCATGACCGAGCAGATGTGTTGCCGGCAAAGTTGTCTGGAGGTCAAAGGCAACGGGTGGCATTAGCAAGAGCTTTGCTACGTGATCCAGATGTGTATTTGCTCGATGAACCTATGAGCAATTTAGATGCACAACTTCGCGAGGAATTAAGGCCTGAGCTTCGTCGACTGGTACTCGACAGGCAAAAACCGGTGATCCACGTTACACATGATCAGCACGAAGCGATGGCTATTGCTGACCGTATCGCCGTTTTGCATTCCGGAAGAATTCAACAGGTTGCAACTCCTTCTGAGCTTTATCACCACCCCGAAACTTTGTTTATTGCCAAATTTATTGGTCGTCCTCAGATCAATTGCCTCCGACCTAAGAATGATGTTATTACTGCGGTCAGGCCAGAGTCTCTTTTCTTTGCTAACGAGGGGCTTCCTTGCAAGCTAATGTCTCGCGAATGGCTTGGTAGTTCTCAGCTTTTTTACCTTGATTCTCCTGAAGGTTTTTTGAGATTGGCCTGCTCTACGGCTCTTGATATTCCTGAATCTTTCCACGTTTCTTGGCATCGCTCTGATGAGCATCATTTTGACGTAGAAACTGGTCGACGTCTTTGA